One segment of Halorubellus sp. JP-L1 DNA contains the following:
- a CDS encoding universal stress protein, with amino-acid sequence MPERVLVPFDGSPLSRRALEWTATEFPDSTAVVLYVIDQQHDETASEGWGDHPGEWEDWLDDREDHARDLFDDARAIADAHGAEIDTAVGIGRVTTEILDAIDTFDVGLVAIGLHGRTRFVEILPGETAGAVMRKSPVPVVIVRNPPAV; translated from the coding sequence ATGCCCGAACGCGTCCTCGTCCCCTTCGACGGCTCTCCGCTCTCGCGTCGCGCGCTCGAATGGACCGCGACCGAGTTCCCGGACTCTACCGCAGTGGTCCTCTACGTCATCGACCAACAGCACGACGAGACCGCCTCGGAGGGCTGGGGCGACCACCCCGGCGAGTGGGAGGACTGGCTGGACGACCGCGAGGACCACGCCAGGGACCTGTTCGACGACGCCCGAGCTATCGCGGACGCACACGGCGCCGAAATCGATACTGCGGTCGGTATCGGTCGCGTCACCACAGAGATCCTCGACGCCATCGACACGTTCGACGTCGGACTCGTCGCGATAGGGTTGCACGGACGCACTCGTTTCGTCGAGATTCTCCCGGGCGAGACCGCCGGGGCGGTGATGCGGAAGTCCCCGGTTCCCGTCGTGATCGTCCGGAATCCACCGGCGGTCTGA
- a CDS encoding RtcB family protein, with protein sequence MPIPIEGEHTTARVLVDDESLLEANCREQIQELVDHPAFTEPVRVMPDTHWGAGAPVGFTMPLGERIVPNVVGVDVGCGMAAANLGNDLPLADAERERRVRDAVPMGRDVREYDDAVHLVDDFPFDRANDVFESFDAAYAERFGERVDPLEFEFDGYDADYFDALCDRVLAPKAQGMGYVIRGVGTLGGGNHFVEFAQGRESAEYWLVVHSGSRYLGLAVAEYWQAKATDRRNHASIRTAIPDDLAPYVKFDPQTVSDEDLYEWVTGGKGESHIRKGKVRAEFDGKAIEETFDRLATLRPGIDDEDDESAGGDAPAAGRNEDLDYLEGREAHGYFVDMLFAQQYARWNREVMVDAICDALGVDPVERFQSVHNYVDFRDLTIRKGATPARDDQRLVVPFNMADGSVIASGKGNDEYHQTAPHGAGRVMGRGDAFDRLSMAEFEAAMDGVYSESVVEGVVDEAPMAYKDADRILGALEPTAEVEERLDVVHNLKAKE encoded by the coding sequence ATGCCGATTCCAATCGAGGGCGAGCACACGACCGCTCGCGTGCTGGTCGACGACGAGTCGCTGCTCGAGGCGAACTGCCGCGAGCAGATCCAGGAGCTCGTGGACCACCCGGCGTTCACGGAGCCGGTGCGGGTGATGCCGGACACGCACTGGGGCGCTGGTGCGCCCGTCGGGTTCACGATGCCGCTCGGCGAGCGCATCGTGCCGAACGTCGTCGGCGTGGACGTCGGGTGCGGGATGGCCGCGGCGAACCTCGGGAACGACCTGCCGCTCGCGGACGCCGAGCGGGAGCGCCGCGTCCGCGACGCCGTCCCGATGGGACGCGACGTCCGCGAGTACGACGACGCCGTGCATCTCGTCGACGATTTCCCGTTCGACCGCGCGAACGACGTCTTCGAGTCCTTCGACGCCGCGTACGCCGAGCGGTTCGGCGAGCGCGTCGACCCGCTCGAGTTCGAATTCGACGGCTACGACGCCGACTACTTCGACGCCCTGTGCGATCGCGTCCTGGCACCGAAGGCGCAGGGCATGGGGTACGTCATCCGCGGCGTCGGCACCCTCGGCGGCGGCAACCACTTCGTCGAGTTCGCGCAGGGTCGCGAATCGGCCGAGTACTGGCTCGTCGTCCACTCCGGGTCGCGGTACCTCGGGCTCGCCGTCGCGGAGTACTGGCAGGCGAAGGCCACCGACCGCCGGAATCACGCCAGCATCCGGACCGCGATCCCGGACGACCTCGCGCCGTACGTGAAGTTCGACCCCCAGACGGTGTCGGACGAGGACCTCTACGAGTGGGTGACGGGCGGGAAGGGCGAGTCCCACATCAGGAAAGGGAAGGTGCGTGCGGAGTTCGACGGGAAGGCGATCGAGGAGACGTTCGACCGCCTCGCGACGCTCCGCCCCGGCATCGACGACGAGGACGACGAGTCCGCGGGCGGCGACGCTCCTGCAGCGGGCCGCAACGAGGACCTGGACTACCTCGAGGGCCGGGAAGCGCACGGGTACTTCGTCGACATGCTGTTCGCCCAGCAGTACGCGCGGTGGAACCGCGAGGTGATGGTCGACGCGATCTGCGACGCCCTCGGTGTCGACCCCGTCGAGCGATTCCAGTCCGTCCACAACTACGTCGACTTCCGCGACCTCACGATACGGAAGGGCGCGACGCCCGCTCGCGACGACCAGCGTCTCGTCGTCCCGTTCAACATGGCCGACGGCTCGGTCATCGCGAGCGGGAAGGGCAACGACGAGTACCACCAGACGGCGCCCCACGGCGCCGGGCGCGTGATGGGACGTGGCGACGCGTTCGACCGGCTCTCGATGGCCGAGTTCGAGGCCGCGATGGACGGCGTCTACTCCGAATCGGTCGTCGAGGGCGTCGTCGACGAGGCGCCGATGGCGTACAAGGACGCCGACCGCATCCTCGGCGCGCTCGAGCCGACCGCCGAAGTCGAGGAGCGACTCGACGTCGTTCACAACCTCAAGGCGAAGGAGTGA